From a region of the Nonlabens sp. Hel1_33_55 genome:
- a CDS encoding DUF3098 domain-containing protein, translating to MSKKVKKNEPVQSNEPDYVKPVFGFVFKKKNYTWMIIGLAVIALGFILMIGGGSDDPSVFNPEIFSWRRIRLAPALVIIGFGIQVYAILLDPDK from the coding sequence ATGAGTAAAAAAGTCAAAAAGAACGAACCAGTCCAAAGCAACGAGCCTGATTATGTCAAGCCGGTTTTTGGATTTGTTTTTAAGAAGAAAAATTACACGTGGATGATCATAGGTCTTGCCGTGATTGCGTTAGGTTTTATCCTGATGATAGGTGGCGGTAGTGACGATCCCAGCGTATTCAACCCAGAGATATTCTCGTGGAGACGTATTAGACTTGCGCCAGCTTTAGTTATCATAGGTTTTGGGATTCAGGTATATGCCATCCTTCTAGATCCAGATAAATAA
- a CDS encoding cell division protein FtsX, which yields MASSSSYQKRRLFSSYFWVVISVFLVLFMLGLQGFFLLNSQKLADYFREQVPMSIYFKDSAKDVEMQQLEKSLQMADYTKSAVFVSSEEGAKQTIDDLGEDFVAKLDGFNPIPNSIDVRLNASFVDDSQIQQIADDLAAKDFVQEVSYDKPLVSLLNENVKRISFWMLIVSGVFIFIAFLLINSSIRLSIYAKRFTIKTMQMVGATKGFIRKPFITTSIKLGVIGALLALVALGGVVYWMDGYVPELEILQNYKMLAILFVGVLVFGVLISLISTFFATTRYLNLRTDQLYY from the coding sequence ATGGCATCATCTTCTTCCTATCAAAAGCGCCGCTTGTTCAGCTCCTATTTTTGGGTGGTGATCAGTGTTTTCTTGGTACTTTTTATGTTGGGCCTACAGGGCTTTTTCTTGCTGAATAGCCAGAAACTAGCCGATTACTTCCGCGAGCAGGTGCCTATGTCCATCTATTTTAAGGACAGCGCCAAGGATGTAGAAATGCAACAGTTGGAGAAATCATTACAAATGGCAGACTATACCAAAAGTGCTGTGTTTGTGAGTAGTGAAGAAGGCGCCAAACAAACGATTGACGATCTGGGCGAGGATTTTGTAGCAAAATTGGACGGTTTTAACCCAATACCTAATTCTATTGATGTGCGATTGAACGCAAGTTTTGTGGATGATAGCCAGATCCAGCAAATTGCAGATGATCTTGCCGCAAAGGATTTTGTTCAGGAAGTGAGTTATGACAAGCCGCTAGTTTCCCTATTGAACGAGAACGTAAAACGTATCTCTTTCTGGATGTTGATCGTGAGCGGTGTCTTTATTTTTATTGCCTTCCTATTGATTAACAGCTCTATTCGACTATCGATTTACGCCAAACGTTTTACCATCAAAACCATGCAAATGGTAGGTGCGACCAAAGGTTTTATACGCAAACCATTTATCACGACCAGCATCAAACTGGGCGTCATCGGTGCATTGCTAGCACTAGTAGCCTTAGGCGGCGTGGTCTATTGGATGGATGGTTACGTACCCGAATTAGAAATTTTACAGAACTATAAAATGCTGGCAATTTTGTTTGTGGGCGTTTTAGTTTTTGGAGTCTTGATCAGTTTGATAAGTACATTTTTTGCAACGACTCGTTATCTTAATTTAAGAACGGATCAGCTTTACTATTAA